One Chitinophagaceae bacterium DNA window includes the following coding sequences:
- a CDS encoding DNA repair protein — translation LEPNEKLLAKCKLHEKTTRFKDQSMMAFTGSFVVNAILPAGIGLGKGVSRGFGTVG, via the coding sequence CTTGAACCGAATGAAAAGCTTTTGGCAAAATGCAAGCTCCATGAAAAAACAACACGCTTTAAAGATCAAAGTATGATGGCTTTTACCGGTAGCTTTGTAGTAAATGCAATATTACCGGCAGGAATTGGGCTTGGCAAAGGAGTGAGTAGAGGATTTGGGACGGTAGGTTGA